From a region of the Molothrus ater isolate BHLD 08-10-18 breed brown headed cowbird chromosome 27, BPBGC_Mater_1.1, whole genome shotgun sequence genome:
- the VAT1 gene encoding synaptic vesicle membrane protein VAT-1 homolog, with translation MSAEPAPAPAAPEPAPAPEPPAEHRALVLTGFGGYDKVKVQARRGAEPRPGEVSVTVRACGLNFADLMARQGLYDRLPPPPVCPGMECAGTVRALGDGVRDRQVGDKVMVLARSGLWQEVVNVPASHTFPMPEGMSFEEAAALLVNYITAYMILFDFGNLRPNQSVLIHMAAGGVGIAAIQLCKTVENVTIFGTASASKHEYLKESGVAHPIDYRTMDYAEEVRKISPKGVDIVLDPLGGSDTSKAFNLLKPMGKVITYGVANLLTGQKKNLMAMAKTWWNQFSITALQLLHQNKAVCGYHLGYLDEEVELLRSVVAKLVNLYSQGKIKPKIDSVWPFDQVAEAMKQMQEKKNVGKVVLVPEAPKEEPKKAEN, from the exons ATGTCCGCCgagccggccccggcccccgccgcccccgaGCCGGCCCCCGCTCCCGAGCCGCCGGCGGAGCACCGGGCGCTGGTGCTGACCGGGTTCGGCGGCTACGACAAGGTGAAGGTGCAGGCGCGGCGCGGCGCGGAGCCGCGGCCCGGGGAGGTCTCGGTCACCGTCCGCGCCTGCGGGCTCAACTTCGCCGACCTGATGGCGCGGCAGGGCCTGTACGACCgcctgccgccgccgcccgtcTGCCCCGGCATGGAGTGCGCCGGCACCGTCCGCGCCCTCGGCGACGGCGTCCGCGACCGACAG GTTGGTGACAAGGTAATGGTCCTGGCCAGGTCAGGGCTCTGGCAAGAAGTGGTGAATGTGCCGGCCAGTCACACCTTCCCGATGCCTGAGGGGATGAGCTTCgaggaagctgctgctcttcttgTTAACTACATCACTGCCTACATGATTCTGTTTGACTTTGGCAACCTGAGACCCAACCAGAGTGTCCTCATCCACATGGCTGCAG GTGGTGTGGGAATTGCTGCCATCCAGCTGTGCAAGACTGTAGAAAATGTCACCATTTTTGGCACAGCATCTGCCTCCAAGCACGAGTACCTCAAGGAGAGTGGAGTTGCTCACCCCATTGACTACAGAACCATGGATTACGCAGAGGAGGTCCGGAAAATCTCTCCCAAAG GTGTTGACATTGTCCTGGACCCTCTGGGAGGATCTGATACGTCCAAAGCTTTTAACCTCTTGAAGCCGATGGGCAAAGTCATCACTTATG GTGTAGCAAACCTGCTCACTGGGCAGAAGAAGAACCTCATGGCTATGGCTAAAACCTGGTGGAACCAGTTCAGCATCACTGccttgcagctcctgcaccagaACAAGGCTGTGTGTGGCTACCATCTTGGATATTTGGATGAAGAAGTTGAGCTTCTCAGAAGTGTTGTAGCCAAGCTGGTTAACCTGTACAGCCAAGGCAAAATCAAGCCCAAAATAGACTCTGTGTGGCCCTTTGATCAG GTGGCAGAGGCTATGAAGCAAATGCAAGAAAAGAAGAATGTTGGAAAAGTCGTCCTGGTTCCTGAAGCACCCAAGGAAGAACctaaaaaagcagagaactaA